Proteins encoded by one window of Pyxidicoccus trucidator:
- a CDS encoding ABC transporter ATP-binding protein, translating to MDLRADGLTVRYGARTVLAGVSCALPPGTQALVLGRSGAGKTTLLKALAGLVVPAEGRVLWDGQEAARLSATERRTRQASFGMVFQTDALFDSLTVRDNVLLPLTRRRVPEAEARARAEEVLRAVGLADAADTMPERLSGGMKKRAGLARALAARPSVLLADDPFAGLDPGTARQVARVLLQVSAGGTLLVAAPEAPVDLPLPRWLYLRGGKLVHDGPPAPELEHAPDEVLA from the coding sequence ATGGACCTGCGCGCCGACGGCCTCACGGTGCGGTACGGAGCGCGCACGGTGCTGGCAGGCGTGAGCTGCGCGCTGCCACCGGGGACCCAGGCGCTGGTGCTCGGGCGCTCGGGCGCGGGGAAGACGACGCTGCTGAAGGCGCTGGCGGGGCTGGTGGTGCCGGCGGAAGGACGCGTGCTGTGGGACGGACAGGAGGCGGCGCGACTGTCCGCCACCGAGCGCCGGACGCGTCAGGCGTCCTTCGGCATGGTGTTCCAGACGGACGCCCTCTTCGACTCGCTCACCGTGCGCGACAACGTGCTGCTGCCGCTGACGCGCCGCCGCGTGCCGGAGGCCGAGGCCCGGGCGCGGGCGGAGGAAGTCCTTCGCGCGGTGGGGCTGGCGGACGCGGCGGACACGATGCCGGAGCGGCTGTCGGGAGGAATGAAGAAGCGCGCGGGGCTGGCGCGAGCGCTGGCGGCGCGGCCCTCGGTGCTGCTGGCGGATGACCCGTTCGCGGGGTTGGATCCGGGCACGGCGCGGCAGGTGGCGCGGGTGCTGCTGCAAGTGTCCGCGGGCGGCACGCTGCTGGTGGCGGCACCGGAGGCTCCGGTGGACCTTCCCCTGCCCCGCTGGCTGTACCTGCGCGGCGGGAAGCTGGTGCATGACGGGCCTCCCGCACCCGAGCTGGAGCACGCGCCGGACGAGGTGCTGGCATGA
- a CDS encoding MlaE family ABC transporter permease, protein MRMLAWLGRMGLDVVRGAGALGLVAGRTVLALPRLERRELARALVQFGHDSLPLALATAALAGVIVVLQAGLYIQRFGARAFLGWASGYGVLWEFGPLLLGLIMSARIGARNAAELATMQVGGQIEGLRGIGLDPFAILVAPRVVAMELSMLALSTFTFLVAILFESVAALLTLGLPLRVFYGTFADMLSPLDILGGVVKTGAFGLAIALLSTAVGLSARGGARAVGQAAASAVVRGCAAIFVLDFLLTALLAGWMA, encoded by the coding sequence ATGAGGATGCTCGCGTGGTTGGGGCGCATGGGCCTCGACGTCGTGCGCGGCGCGGGCGCATTGGGGCTGGTGGCGGGACGCACGGTGCTGGCGCTGCCGAGGCTGGAGCGGCGCGAGCTGGCGCGGGCGCTGGTGCAGTTCGGCCATGACTCGCTGCCACTGGCGCTGGCCACGGCGGCGCTGGCGGGCGTCATCGTGGTGTTGCAGGCGGGGCTCTACATCCAGCGCTTCGGGGCGCGCGCCTTCCTGGGGTGGGCCTCGGGGTACGGCGTGCTGTGGGAGTTCGGGCCGCTGCTGCTGGGGCTCATCATGTCCGCGCGCATCGGCGCGAGGAACGCGGCGGAGCTGGCCACCATGCAGGTGGGCGGGCAGATTGAAGGCCTGCGTGGAATCGGGCTGGACCCGTTCGCCATCCTCGTGGCGCCGAGGGTGGTGGCGATGGAGCTGAGCATGCTCGCGCTGAGCACCTTCACGTTCCTGGTGGCCATCCTCTTCGAGTCAGTGGCGGCGCTCCTCACGCTGGGGCTGCCCCTGCGAGTGTTCTACGGGACGTTCGCGGACATGCTGAGCCCGCTGGACATCCTGGGAGGCGTGGTGAAGACGGGCGCCTTCGGGCTGGCCATCGCCCTGTTGTCCACGGCGGTGGGCCTGTCCGCGCGAGGCGGAGCGAGGGCCGTGGGACAGGCCGCGGCGAGCGCAGTGGTGCGAGGATGCGCGGCCATCTTCGTGCTGGACTTCCTGCTCACCGCGCTGCTCGCGGGGTGGATGGCATGA
- a CDS encoding MlaE family ABC transporter permease, whose product MSAVLSFFGAPAVMLARTVRASLRDGVPWRESLAQLHELGGRSVWLVMSGMAFFGAVLVTIANSQATRFVGNVAVLGPAYFELLIRELGPVMSAMLTASRAGASHAAELSTMSVNEQVEALEMSAGDPYADLVAPRVVAGVLGVPLLSVLGTVAATLSAVAVAGYAFGVDGRAFMDPRYVDGWDLLAAGLKAVGCGLYIPLAAAVAGLKARGGAEAVGEATTAGVVAASLGCLLIDFTVSLAFQLLRL is encoded by the coding sequence ATGAGCGCGGTGCTGTCCTTCTTCGGAGCACCGGCGGTGATGCTGGCGCGCACGGTGCGGGCCTCGCTGCGGGACGGAGTGCCCTGGCGCGAGTCGCTGGCGCAATTGCACGAACTGGGCGGGCGCAGCGTCTGGCTGGTGATGTCCGGCATGGCCTTCTTCGGCGCGGTGTTGGTGACCATCGCCAACAGCCAGGCCACGCGCTTCGTGGGCAACGTGGCGGTGCTGGGGCCGGCATACTTCGAGCTGCTCATCCGCGAGCTGGGCCCGGTGATGTCCGCGATGCTGACGGCGTCCCGCGCGGGCGCGAGCCACGCCGCGGAGCTGTCCACCATGAGCGTCAACGAGCAGGTGGAGGCGCTGGAGATGTCCGCCGGAGACCCGTACGCGGACCTGGTGGCGCCCAGGGTGGTGGCGGGAGTGCTCGGCGTGCCGCTGCTGAGCGTGCTGGGCACGGTGGCCGCGACGCTGTCCGCGGTGGCGGTGGCGGGGTACGCCTTCGGCGTGGACGGACGGGCCTTCATGGACCCGCGCTATGTGGACGGCTGGGATTTGCTCGCGGCGGGGCTGAAGGCGGTGGGCTGCGGGCTGTACATTCCCCTGGCGGCGGCGGTGGCGGGCCTGAAGGCACGAGGCGGGGCCGAGGCGGTGGGAGAAGCCACCACGGCCGGAGTGGTGGCCGCGAGCCTGGGGTGCCTGTTGATCGACTTCACGGTGTCCCTCGCCTTCCAGTTGCTGCGCCTGTGA
- a CDS encoding ATP-binding cassette domain-containing protein, which produces MTVSPSPASANDALRFTDVRVAFETGRQVLQGLTAEVSTRELTFIAGASGSGKSVLCRMAVGLLRPDAGQVELWGARVDTQPERELVRLRRSAPYLVQGPALLDWRTLRENVQLADPKAPTEAVEAALAQVGLQEWADRLPPELGPGAKKRAAIARALVLKPRYLLLDEPTTGLDRRAASQVEEVLASLKARGLGGLVVTHDYRQLKGLADRVLVVAGGRCAYLGPPAGFLESAAPELRVLTAPFMEGATDG; this is translated from the coding sequence ATGACGGTGAGCCCCTCCCCTGCTTCCGCCAACGACGCCCTGCGCTTCACGGACGTGCGCGTCGCGTTCGAAACGGGGCGGCAGGTGCTGCAAGGGCTGACGGCGGAGGTGTCCACGCGGGAGCTGACGTTCATCGCGGGCGCGAGTGGCTCGGGGAAGAGCGTGCTGTGCCGGATGGCGGTGGGGCTGCTGCGGCCGGACGCGGGCCAGGTGGAGCTGTGGGGTGCGCGTGTGGACACGCAGCCCGAGCGGGAGCTGGTGCGACTGAGGCGGAGCGCTCCGTACCTGGTGCAGGGCCCGGCGCTGCTGGACTGGCGGACGCTGCGGGAGAATGTGCAGCTGGCGGACCCGAAGGCGCCGACCGAGGCGGTGGAAGCGGCGCTTGCCCAGGTAGGGTTGCAGGAGTGGGCGGACCGGCTACCGCCGGAGCTGGGGCCCGGAGCGAAGAAGCGCGCGGCGATTGCGCGAGCGCTGGTGCTGAAGCCACGCTACCTGTTGCTGGACGAGCCCACGACGGGGCTGGACCGGAGGGCGGCGTCGCAGGTGGAGGAAGTGCTGGCGTCACTGAAGGCGCGAGGGCTGGGCGGGTTGGTGGTGACGCACGACTACCGGCAGTTGAAGGGGCTGGCGGACCGGGTGCTGGTGGTGGCGGGAGGACGGTGTGCCTACCTGGGCCCGCCGGCCGGGTTCCTGGAGTCCGCCGCGCCCGAGCTTCGGGTGCTGACGGCGCCGTTCATGGAGGGCGCGACGGATGGATGA
- a CDS encoding MlaD family protein: MDERRLELKVGALVLATVVGVLALLWLMGELTLGSDAGLAVDFGHTGNVVEGAPVKLGGVQVGRVQAIRLMPERRDSQGRPMPVRMELAVSPESLGALRTDARVTVATVGLLGEPYLELNPGAAEKPLGAGEAVRGTDAPRLDLLAEQLSRFVEILSAMLEKDPEAVTELASNVSRLTKTLDRMLTENEGDVKVLASELSAASKDLRQLAAFARESFQPGGKGARLLDDAAATAAVMRSELPGLTKSAGTTLDGLAAVTGSLGPEDGQRVKVALERFTNAAGQLEGIAARADRVLAKIEGGEGTAGAVLQDPTLYNELRTLVTDLRKHPWKILWKD; the protein is encoded by the coding sequence ATGGATGAGCGACGGTTGGAGCTGAAGGTGGGCGCCCTGGTGCTGGCGACGGTGGTGGGCGTGCTCGCGCTGCTGTGGCTGATGGGCGAGCTGACGCTGGGCTCCGACGCGGGGTTGGCGGTGGACTTCGGCCACACGGGCAACGTGGTGGAGGGGGCGCCGGTGAAGCTCGGCGGCGTGCAGGTGGGTCGCGTACAGGCGATTCGACTGATGCCGGAGCGACGCGATTCACAGGGGCGGCCGATGCCGGTGCGCATGGAGCTGGCGGTGTCTCCGGAGTCGCTGGGAGCGCTGCGCACGGATGCGCGGGTGACGGTGGCAACGGTGGGTCTGCTGGGTGAGCCGTACCTGGAGCTGAACCCTGGCGCGGCGGAGAAGCCACTGGGCGCGGGCGAGGCAGTGCGTGGGACGGATGCGCCCCGGTTGGACCTACTGGCGGAGCAACTGTCGCGCTTCGTGGAGATCCTGTCCGCGATGCTGGAGAAGGACCCGGAGGCGGTGACGGAGCTTGCGTCGAACGTGTCGCGGCTGACGAAGACGCTGGACCGGATGCTGACGGAGAACGAGGGCGACGTGAAGGTGCTGGCCTCGGAGCTCTCTGCGGCGTCGAAGGACCTGCGTCAACTCGCGGCCTTCGCGCGCGAGTCGTTCCAACCCGGAGGCAAGGGGGCGCGGCTACTGGATGACGCGGCGGCCACGGCGGCGGTGATGCGCAGCGAGCTGCCTGGGCTGACGAAGTCCGCGGGGACGACGCTGGATGGACTGGCGGCGGTGACGGGGTCGCTGGGGCCGGAGGACGGGCAACGCGTGAAGGTGGCGCTGGAGCGCTTCACGAACGCGGCGGGGCAACTGGAAGGGATTGCCGCGCGGGCGGACCGGGTGCTGGCGAAGATTGAAGGTGGAGAGGGCACGGCCGGGGCCGTGCTCCAGGACCCCACGCTGTACAACGAACTGCGCACGCTGGTGACGGACCTGCGCAAGCATCCGTGGAAGATTCTCTGGAAGGACTGA
- a CDS encoding formylglycine-generating enzyme family protein, with translation MLRNLLKHTRRGMRMIKLLKVGCAVAAVSAAAPAVAVTTAQAEPLTERRCRGNSPADIMVRVGPLCVDKYEASVWSNPNGTGTQYAQGSPRFPATFPVNGNWTEKLYAVSKKGAYPTVFLTWFQAQQACALSGKRLLTNAEWQMAAAGTPDPGLAGDGLTTCNTNTTGPRPAGASANCVSNWGVNDMVGNVKEWVADWIQGPGSSSGRVVNDWIPGAFAVATPTYGKDSIMGINDAFHGESPQTGGVGDDTTVDGLPSAIARGGIWTSREGGGVFMLFAEHTPSSLNNATGFRCAR, from the coding sequence GTGCTCCGGAATCTGCTGAAACACACGAGGAGAGGCATGAGGATGATAAAATTGTTGAAGGTAGGCTGTGCGGTGGCTGCGGTCTCCGCGGCGGCGCCGGCAGTGGCGGTCACGACCGCTCAGGCGGAGCCGCTCACCGAACGGCGTTGCAGAGGGAACAGCCCAGCCGACATCATGGTCAGAGTGGGCCCGCTCTGCGTGGATAAGTACGAAGCTTCAGTCTGGTCCAACCCCAACGGTACAGGCACTCAGTATGCCCAGGGGTCTCCCCGCTTTCCCGCAACCTTCCCCGTGAATGGCAACTGGACGGAAAAGTTGTATGCCGTGTCCAAGAAGGGCGCGTACCCGACAGTGTTCCTGACCTGGTTTCAGGCCCAACAGGCGTGTGCGCTGTCAGGGAAGAGGCTGCTTACGAACGCCGAATGGCAGATGGCCGCCGCCGGGACGCCGGACCCCGGTCTCGCCGGTGACGGACTGACGACCTGTAACACAAACACGACGGGTCCGCGCCCTGCGGGGGCCTCGGCCAACTGCGTCTCCAATTGGGGCGTCAACGATATGGTCGGAAACGTCAAGGAGTGGGTTGCGGACTGGATTCAGGGACCTGGGAGCAGCTCCGGCAGAGTCGTCAACGACTGGATACCTGGGGCCTTCGCCGTCGCGACGCCGACCTACGGGAAGGATTCGATCATGGGGATCAATGATGCCTTCCACGGGGAATCGCCACAGACCGGAGGGGTGGGTGACGACACTACCGTCGATGGCCTTCCGTCAGCCATCGCCCGTGGCGGCATATGGACGTCCCGTGAAGGCGGCGGGGTCTTCATGCTGTTCGCGGAGCACACCCCCTCGTCCCTGAACAACGCCACCGGGTTCCGATGCGCTCGCTAG
- a CDS encoding phospholipase D-like domain-containing protein, with translation MFRRLLILFDASTDPEQVLTAARQLAPAPDSVHLYALSPERRDLEAPRPLSLTALDRLWDGVRHWHVGTSVGHQLEDHLDTDAVATTARQHGSELVVVGPLLATSPRARIAAILALAIRERLHVLSVGAHSPRTPSPTARLAIAVAPDGRGLGSSADFLRKRALPAELIALTTPEEPEKASGLQALARALGISETLRIEALTQGVWGRAEAFEAAAQRCGVDLLIAPTDAVDDMHALMLGLFGARAMQDAHVPTLLLPRTLPTTPMFEEHYAVSDSLLLPGLEPRFAVERVGLLSNVAVPPPGILTVFEGGVPLGGAQHQGGTAALPASWFTHIRAGHTRPLAFACDSATRELVPCHVLAPERPLLLIDSHLALPQLQDALTAMGDTCHPVFVRLRDTEPLDTHRERLCKLLPGLGPPLLIDASAWLDDARADDVPRQVDAQRLLRVAVRLCIAGASISAVVTRDEHKPVHPFLRTLTPSELLFLQEGHAPEPLSVPDEQEPFSRELALAGGSQCVGGNAIDFEFDNARGRESVISAIQGAQSTVHWQCYIIEDDAVTARFAEALKQAAERGIRVRLLADALYSGHDSFGAMNPVLVHLAETPNVEVRAIAPLSGVPNLQELKQRNHRKLILIDTELAFVTGRNMGAPYYTGFDEVTLTRTSNYREVPWLDCGARLSGPLVSELERAFLVEWSRAGGAAYPVPSALPTGSMSARLVLHEGLADTHTLDTQLALIRHAKSRLVLVNTFPLLLELQNALVAALHRGVRVEVLFGSVRPHFGQQQHFPGGTLREVADRYVRSRLDAVIDAGGIAYEFAMPPAPGWEPELERVFPHVHAKLLVCDTKAVAVGSANLDVTAAYWESEALLVVHDAPFADRMLAALEPLLARSHRIDREDSQWRAEAEQRAWVGRNWPSLVG, from the coding sequence ATGTTCCGACGCCTGCTCATCCTCTTTGATGCCAGCACGGACCCGGAGCAGGTGCTGACCGCGGCACGGCAGCTCGCCCCAGCGCCCGACAGCGTGCACCTCTATGCCCTGTCGCCCGAGCGCCGGGACCTCGAAGCGCCACGCCCGCTGAGCCTCACCGCCCTCGATAGACTCTGGGACGGTGTGCGCCACTGGCACGTGGGGACCAGTGTCGGCCACCAGCTCGAAGACCACCTTGATACCGACGCCGTCGCCACGACGGCCCGGCAGCACGGCTCCGAGCTCGTCGTCGTAGGCCCGCTGCTCGCCACCTCGCCACGGGCCCGGATTGCCGCCATCCTGGCGCTCGCCATCCGCGAGCGGCTGCATGTGCTCTCGGTCGGTGCGCACAGTCCCCGTACACCCTCCCCTACCGCCCGTCTTGCCATCGCCGTGGCTCCTGATGGCAGGGGGCTCGGCTCCTCGGCGGACTTCCTCAGGAAGCGTGCCCTCCCCGCCGAGCTCATCGCGCTCACCACGCCCGAGGAGCCAGAGAAAGCCAGTGGGCTCCAGGCCCTCGCCCGTGCGCTGGGCATCTCCGAGACGTTGCGCATTGAAGCCCTCACCCAGGGAGTCTGGGGCCGGGCGGAGGCCTTCGAAGCGGCCGCGCAACGCTGTGGAGTCGACCTCCTGATTGCTCCCACGGATGCGGTCGATGACATGCATGCGCTCATGCTCGGCCTCTTTGGCGCCAGGGCGATGCAGGACGCGCACGTCCCCACGCTGCTGTTGCCGCGCACGCTCCCGACCACCCCGATGTTCGAGGAGCATTACGCCGTTTCCGACTCGCTGCTCCTACCAGGACTGGAGCCCCGATTCGCCGTCGAGCGGGTCGGACTCCTCTCCAATGTCGCGGTGCCGCCACCGGGCATCCTGACGGTCTTCGAGGGAGGCGTGCCCCTGGGAGGCGCCCAGCACCAGGGCGGCACCGCGGCCCTGCCAGCGTCCTGGTTCACCCATATCCGTGCAGGCCATACCCGTCCCCTCGCCTTCGCCTGCGACTCGGCTACGAGGGAGCTCGTCCCCTGCCACGTGCTCGCTCCCGAGCGTCCGTTGCTGCTCATCGACAGCCACCTTGCCCTGCCGCAGCTCCAGGACGCGCTGACGGCCATGGGCGACACGTGCCATCCCGTCTTCGTCCGACTGCGCGACACCGAGCCGCTCGACACGCACCGGGAGCGCCTGTGCAAGCTCCTTCCAGGCCTCGGCCCACCGCTCCTCATCGACGCCAGCGCCTGGCTCGACGACGCCCGCGCCGATGATGTCCCGCGCCAGGTCGATGCCCAGCGCCTGCTGAGGGTGGCCGTCCGCCTTTGCATTGCCGGCGCCTCCATCTCCGCGGTGGTCACCCGCGACGAGCACAAGCCCGTCCACCCGTTCCTCCGCACGCTGACTCCGAGCGAGCTGCTGTTCCTTCAGGAGGGGCACGCGCCGGAGCCCCTCTCCGTGCCGGACGAGCAGGAGCCGTTCTCCCGTGAACTGGCGCTCGCCGGGGGCAGCCAGTGCGTCGGAGGCAACGCCATCGACTTCGAGTTCGACAACGCACGAGGGCGGGAGTCAGTGATTTCCGCCATCCAGGGCGCCCAGAGCACCGTCCACTGGCAGTGCTACATCATCGAGGACGACGCGGTGACAGCCCGCTTCGCGGAAGCCCTGAAGCAGGCAGCGGAGAGAGGCATACGCGTGCGCCTGCTCGCCGATGCGCTCTACAGCGGGCACGACTCCTTCGGCGCGATGAATCCGGTGCTCGTCCACCTGGCCGAGACTCCCAACGTCGAGGTGCGCGCCATCGCGCCGCTGTCCGGGGTGCCGAATCTCCAGGAACTGAAGCAGCGCAACCACCGGAAGCTCATCCTCATCGACACAGAGCTGGCCTTCGTCACCGGACGCAACATGGGCGCGCCCTACTACACGGGCTTCGACGAGGTCACCCTCACCCGGACCTCGAACTACCGCGAGGTCCCCTGGCTGGACTGTGGCGCGCGCCTCTCCGGCCCGCTGGTCTCAGAGCTGGAACGCGCGTTCCTCGTCGAGTGGAGCCGCGCGGGCGGAGCGGCCTACCCGGTACCCTCCGCGCTTCCGACTGGATCCATGTCGGCGCGGCTCGTGTTGCACGAGGGGCTCGCGGACACGCACACGCTGGACACGCAGCTCGCGCTCATCCGCCATGCGAAGTCGCGCCTGGTCCTGGTGAACACCTTCCCGCTGCTCCTCGAATTGCAGAACGCGCTGGTCGCCGCCCTTCATCGCGGAGTGCGCGTCGAGGTCCTCTTCGGAAGCGTCCGCCCCCACTTCGGTCAGCAGCAGCACTTCCCTGGTGGAACGCTGCGAGAGGTCGCGGACCGGTACGTCCGCAGCCGTCTGGACGCGGTGATTGACGCGGGCGGAATCGCCTACGAGTTCGCGATGCCGCCCGCCCCCGGATGGGAGCCCGAGCTGGAGCGGGTCTTCCCCCATGTGCACGCCAAGCTCCTGGTCTGCGACACGAAGGCCGTCGCCGTGGGCAGCGCCAACCTGGACGTCACCGCCGCCTACTGGGAGAGCGAGGCCCTGCTCGTCGTGCATGACGCGCCCTTCGCCGACCGCATGCTCGCGGCGCTGGAGCCGCTGCTCGCCCGCTCACACAGAATCGACCGTGAGGACAGCCAGTGGCGCGCCGAGGCCGAGCAACGAGCATGGGTCGGCCGCAACTGGCCTTCGCTGGTCGGCTGA